The following coding sequences lie in one Arthrobacter sp. PGP41 genomic window:
- the galK gene encoding galactokinase — MNPAPDPLTTSAPAGTQDLAARFSQEFGSAPDGIWQAPGRVNLIGEHTDYNEGFVLPFAINRTARVAVRVRPGSSVRLLSTYGDQGLVSTRLDSLEPGSAKGWTKYPLGVMWALKQRGIAVPGVDLLLDSDVPLGAGLSSSHAIECAVISALNDLTGAGLEAQEMVLATQRAENDFVGAPTGIMDQSASLRGSEGHAVFLDCRNQNVRLVPFETQPADLVMLVIDTKVSHSHADGGYASRRASCELGAEVLGVKALRDVQLGDLAEASGLLDEVTFRRVRHVVTENDRVLQTVELLASQGPGAIGPLLDASHTSMRDDFEISCPELDLAVDASRASGAIGARMTGGGFGGAAIALTPVALEQKVRDAVATAFADAGFKAPDIFAVSPAAGARRIA, encoded by the coding sequence GTGAACCCCGCACCGGATCCCCTGACCACAAGCGCGCCTGCAGGGACCCAGGATCTTGCGGCACGGTTTTCACAGGAGTTCGGCAGCGCTCCGGACGGAATCTGGCAGGCGCCGGGCCGGGTAAACCTTATCGGCGAGCACACGGACTACAACGAGGGTTTCGTCCTCCCCTTCGCCATCAACCGCACCGCCCGGGTGGCCGTCAGGGTCCGCCCCGGTTCCTCTGTGCGCCTGCTCTCCACCTACGGCGACCAAGGCCTGGTAAGCACCAGGCTGGATTCGCTGGAGCCGGGCTCCGCCAAAGGATGGACCAAATACCCGCTCGGCGTGATGTGGGCGCTGAAACAGCGAGGCATCGCTGTCCCGGGCGTTGACCTGCTGCTGGACTCGGATGTCCCCCTCGGGGCCGGACTGTCCTCCTCCCACGCGATTGAATGTGCCGTCATCTCGGCACTGAACGATCTCACCGGGGCCGGGCTCGAAGCCCAGGAAATGGTGCTGGCCACGCAGCGTGCCGAAAATGACTTTGTCGGCGCTCCCACAGGGATCATGGACCAGTCCGCCTCGCTCCGCGGTTCGGAAGGCCACGCGGTCTTCCTGGACTGCCGGAACCAGAACGTGCGCCTGGTTCCCTTCGAGACGCAGCCCGCGGACCTGGTGATGCTCGTGATCGACACCAAGGTCTCGCACTCGCATGCCGACGGCGGCTATGCCTCCCGGCGGGCATCCTGCGAACTCGGCGCGGAAGTGCTGGGGGTCAAGGCGCTCCGTGACGTGCAGCTGGGCGATCTGGCGGAAGCCAGCGGCCTCCTGGATGAAGTCACGTTCCGCCGCGTCCGCCACGTGGTCACGGAAAACGACCGCGTACTCCAGACCGTCGAGCTCCTGGCAAGCCAAGGGCCAGGCGCCATTGGTCCCCTGCTGGACGCCAGCCACACGTCCATGCGGGACGACTTCGAAATCTCCTGCCCCGAGCTGGACCTGGCGGTGGACGCTTCCCGTGCCAGCGGCGCCATCGGTGCACGGATGACCGGGGGCGGATTCGGCGGAGCGGCCATAGCGCTCACCCCGGTGGCCCTGGAGCAAAAGGTGCGTGACGCCGTCGCCACTGCCTTCGCGGATGCCGGCTTCAAAGCGCCGGACATCTTCGCGGTCTCGCCCGCGGCGGGGGCCCGGCGGATCGCCTAG
- the greA gene encoding transcription elongation factor GreA — protein sequence MSTTNSAAAAWLTQEAFDRLKAELDHLSGAGRAEIVQKIEAARQEGDLKENGGYHAAKEEQGKIEARIRQLTALLRDAHVGAAPADDGIVEPGMIVVARIAGDEETFLLGSREIAGDSDLDVFSEKSPLGAAILGHKEGETLSYVAPNGKDIKVEILSAKPYAA from the coding sequence GTGTCTACCACCAACAGCGCAGCTGCAGCCTGGCTCACCCAGGAAGCTTTTGACCGCCTGAAGGCAGAGCTGGACCACCTTTCCGGCGCTGGCCGGGCAGAGATCGTCCAGAAGATTGAAGCAGCCCGGCAAGAGGGTGACCTCAAGGAGAACGGCGGCTACCACGCAGCCAAGGAGGAGCAGGGCAAGATCGAGGCCCGCATCCGCCAGCTGACCGCGCTGCTCCGTGACGCCCATGTGGGCGCGGCCCCCGCGGACGACGGGATTGTGGAGCCCGGCATGATCGTCGTTGCCAGGATCGCGGGCGACGAAGAGACTTTCCTCCTCGGTTCCCGCGAAATCGCCGGCGATTCCGATCTTGACGTGTTTAGCGAGAAGTCACCCCTTGGGGCCGCCATTCTTGGACACAAGGAAGGCGAAACCCTGAGCTACGTGGCGCCCAACGGCAAGGACATCAAGGTGGAGATCCTCTCCGCCAAGCCCTACGCTGCATAG
- a CDS encoding aldose 1-epimerase family protein has translation MTSSSPRESNSEPALRGYATGRQYELRRGDALAVVTELAAGLRSFSRGGTLLTETYSDDQIAPGAAGITLAPWANRVEDGTWFLHGKKQQLDITEVARNNASHGLLRNSAYALVDESEHSVSLEATIFPQHGYPFLVRHRVQYQLGDELGLAVRQTLFNDSKEPAPFVLGAHPYLRLGDTPVEDLVLTVAADTCLVADERLIPRSTAAVQGETDFRAGQNIAALAVDVALTGLQFEAGKARHTLAAKDGTNVSLWQGEACRYVHVFVSTEYPGRSRAVAVEPMTGPANAFNSGDGLRWLDPGESFTIEWGIDYTPGSER, from the coding sequence ATGACTTCCAGTTCTCCCCGTGAATCCAACAGCGAGCCTGCCCTGCGCGGCTATGCCACCGGCAGGCAGTACGAGCTCCGCCGCGGCGACGCCCTGGCCGTGGTCACCGAACTAGCCGCTGGCCTGCGGTCTTTCAGCAGGGGAGGAACGCTCCTGACGGAAACCTACAGCGACGACCAGATCGCGCCCGGCGCTGCCGGCATCACCCTGGCGCCGTGGGCCAACCGCGTGGAGGACGGCACGTGGTTCCTGCACGGCAAAAAGCAGCAGCTGGACATCACCGAGGTGGCCAGGAACAACGCCAGCCACGGACTGCTCCGCAATTCCGCCTATGCCCTCGTGGACGAGTCAGAGCACTCCGTTTCCCTGGAGGCCACCATCTTTCCGCAGCACGGGTACCCCTTCCTAGTGCGGCACCGCGTGCAGTACCAGCTCGGCGACGAGCTGGGGCTGGCAGTCCGCCAGACCCTGTTCAACGATTCCAAGGAGCCGGCACCCTTCGTCCTGGGTGCCCACCCTTACCTGCGGCTGGGCGACACGCCCGTCGAGGACCTGGTGCTGACCGTTGCCGCCGACACGTGCCTGGTTGCCGACGAACGCCTCATTCCGCGCAGCACGGCAGCCGTGCAGGGGGAGACCGACTTCAGGGCAGGGCAGAACATCGCGGCCCTCGCCGTGGACGTGGCGCTGACAGGCCTGCAGTTCGAAGCAGGGAAAGCCCGCCACACGCTCGCTGCGAAGGACGGCACGAACGTGAGCCTCTGGCAGGGCGAAGCCTGCCGATATGTCCACGTCTTCGTCAGCACCGAGTATCCGGGACGCAGCCGCGCGGTGGCCGTTGAACCCATGACCGGGCCCGCCAACGCCTTCAACTCCGGGGACGGCCTACGCTGGCTGGACCCGGGTGAGTCCTTCACCATCGAATGGGGGATCGACTACACCCCGGGCAGCGAACGGTAG
- a CDS encoding AI-2E family transporter yields MTPAEDAVTSPNTSPSQQLPAMNQPLRILADRELDRDIPYGVRIAASWAWRLGLILLVGGALVWLLSRISFLMIPVMVAALLAGLLSPVVGWLKKNRLPSGVAVAVTVVGFIGLIAGSLALVGRQLVAGFGELWSEALAGVKQIQDWLADGPLHVTADQMDQYLKEATTALQNNTSSIVSGALSFGSTAGHFAAGLILALFILIFFLLEGDRIWAFLVRLLPKKARAATFGAGRKGWASMVSYARIQMFVAFVDAVGIGVGAAIIGVPLALPLSVLVFIGSFIPIVGALVTGAVAVLLALVANGPINALIMLGIVLLVQQLESHILQPLVMGKAVALHPVAVILSVAAGSYLAGIPGALFSVPILAVANTAIRYIAARTWEHEQVPAWTGEPLTAGAGVDNTIRDVQPPAVLSRGKGAAAGTKAEQPDAPPAAERGAGAESKGE; encoded by the coding sequence ATGACGCCAGCAGAGGATGCCGTTACCTCCCCCAACACTTCCCCAAGCCAGCAACTGCCTGCCATGAACCAGCCCCTGCGGATCCTCGCGGACCGTGAACTGGACCGCGATATACCCTACGGCGTGCGGATAGCGGCGTCCTGGGCCTGGCGCCTGGGACTGATCCTCCTGGTGGGAGGCGCGCTCGTCTGGCTGCTGAGCAGGATCAGCTTCCTTATGATTCCGGTCATGGTGGCTGCCCTGCTCGCCGGGCTCCTGAGCCCGGTGGTGGGATGGCTCAAGAAAAACAGACTGCCGTCCGGGGTGGCTGTGGCCGTCACCGTGGTCGGCTTCATCGGCCTGATCGCAGGATCCTTGGCGCTGGTGGGCAGGCAACTCGTCGCCGGTTTCGGGGAGCTCTGGTCCGAGGCGCTCGCCGGAGTCAAGCAGATCCAGGACTGGCTGGCTGACGGGCCCCTCCATGTCACGGCAGACCAGATGGACCAGTACCTGAAGGAAGCCACCACCGCCCTGCAAAACAACACCAGCAGCATTGTCAGCGGGGCCCTGTCCTTCGGCAGTACGGCGGGGCACTTTGCTGCCGGTCTCATCCTGGCCCTGTTCATACTGATTTTCTTCCTCCTGGAGGGGGACCGGATCTGGGCGTTCCTGGTCCGGTTGCTCCCCAAAAAGGCCAGGGCAGCAACGTTCGGTGCCGGGCGCAAGGGCTGGGCATCGATGGTCAGCTACGCCCGCATCCAGATGTTTGTGGCCTTCGTCGACGCGGTAGGCATTGGCGTGGGTGCCGCGATTATCGGCGTCCCGCTGGCGCTTCCCTTGAGTGTGCTCGTCTTTATCGGTTCCTTCATCCCGATCGTGGGCGCCCTCGTGACCGGCGCCGTCGCAGTCCTGCTGGCACTGGTGGCCAACGGCCCCATCAACGCCCTGATCATGCTCGGCATCGTCCTGCTTGTCCAGCAGTTGGAAAGCCACATCCTCCAGCCGCTCGTCATGGGCAAGGCCGTGGCCCTGCATCCGGTGGCAGTGATCCTGTCGGTGGCAGCCGGGTCGTACCTTGCCGGCATTCCGGGTGCCCTTTTTTCGGTGCCCATCCTCGCCGTCGCAAATACTGCCATTCGCTACATCGCCGCCAGAACGTGGGAACATGAACAAGTGCCGGCATGGACCGGAGAGCCTTTGACGGCGGGCGCCGGAGTGGACAACACCATCCGGGACGTTCAGCCGCCGGCAGTACTCAGCCGCGGCAAGGGCGCCGCCGCCGGCACGAAAGCAGAACAACCTGATGCCCCTCCCGCTGCGGAACGGGGCGCCGGGGCCGAATCCAAAGGAGAATAG
- the ilvA gene encoding threonine ammonia-lyase, producing MNILETLPVTLDDVLEAQKLLDGIIARTPVESSRALGTMVGGDVFFKCENLQRAGSFKVRGAYVRMARLSPEEKKRGVVAASAGNHAQGVAVAAKSLGIKARIYMPLGVALPKLAATRSHGAEVILHGHNVDEALAEAQRYSNETGTVFVHPFDNVDVVAGQGTLGLEILEQVPNVDTILMGVGGGGLLAGVAVAVKARARELGRNIRIIGVQAENAAAYPPSLAADALVPLKKVSTMADGIAVGRPGQLPFSIIRELVDDVVTVSEDSLARALIFLLERAKMVVEPAGAVGVAALMDGKIENPGTTVAVLSGGNIDPMLMLKVIQRGLSAAGRYMTVRMMLDDRPGSLATIARIIAENDANVTGLDHTRVGGSISMGDVSITVNLETKGHEHGEQVLSALRAEGFQPIVVH from the coding sequence GTGAACATCCTCGAAACCCTTCCCGTCACGCTGGACGATGTCCTGGAGGCGCAGAAGCTGCTCGACGGGATTATTGCGCGGACACCGGTGGAATCATCCCGCGCCCTTGGGACCATGGTGGGCGGGGATGTCTTCTTCAAGTGCGAAAACCTCCAGCGGGCCGGATCGTTCAAGGTCCGCGGCGCGTACGTGCGCATGGCGCGGCTTTCCCCGGAGGAAAAGAAGCGTGGAGTGGTGGCCGCTTCTGCAGGCAACCACGCCCAAGGCGTAGCCGTTGCAGCCAAGAGCCTGGGAATCAAGGCCCGCATCTACATGCCGCTGGGCGTGGCGCTGCCTAAGCTGGCGGCCACCCGCAGCCACGGTGCCGAGGTAATCCTGCATGGACACAACGTGGACGAGGCGCTCGCCGAGGCCCAGCGCTACAGCAACGAGACGGGCACCGTTTTTGTCCACCCGTTCGACAATGTGGACGTGGTGGCGGGCCAGGGCACGCTGGGCCTGGAAATCCTCGAGCAGGTTCCCAACGTGGACACCATCCTCATGGGCGTCGGCGGCGGCGGGCTCCTGGCCGGGGTTGCCGTCGCCGTCAAGGCCAGGGCCAGGGAGCTGGGCCGGAACATCCGCATCATCGGGGTCCAGGCCGAAAACGCCGCCGCCTATCCTCCCTCCCTCGCCGCAGATGCGCTGGTGCCCCTGAAGAAGGTCTCCACCATGGCTGACGGCATTGCCGTCGGCCGGCCCGGGCAGCTTCCCTTCAGCATCATCCGTGAACTCGTCGATGACGTAGTGACGGTCAGTGAAGACTCGCTGGCCCGCGCACTGATCTTCCTGCTGGAGCGGGCCAAGATGGTGGTGGAGCCTGCGGGTGCGGTTGGCGTGGCAGCGCTGATGGACGGCAAGATCGAGAACCCGGGAACCACGGTGGCGGTCCTTTCCGGCGGCAACATCGACCCCATGCTCATGCTCAAGGTCATCCAGCGGGGCCTCTCCGCGGCAGGGCGCTACATGACGGTCCGCATGATGCTCGATGACCGCCCCGGTTCCCTGGCCACCATCGCCCGGATCATCGCCGAGAACGATGCCAACGTCACCGGCCTGGACCACACCCGCGTGGGCGGCTCCATCAGCATGGGAGACGTGTCCATCACGGTGAACCTTGAAACCAAAGGCCACGAGCACGGGGAACAGGTGCTCAGCGCCCTGCGTGCCGAAGGCTTCCAGCCCATCGTGGTGCATTAG
- a CDS encoding Bax inhibitor-1/YccA family protein, which yields MALGGNPIFNGKSFRGATQAPPVPQAPYGHAPYGQQPYGQAPYGQQPYGQPQNMTNEQLQQMYNQPAAGPADTGRMTFDDVIVKTTACLGVLLAGAAVTLFVSMGLASLLMIVGALGGFVLALVNTFKKQPSPALILAYAGLEGLFLGGLTRVLDAMYPGVGLQAVLGTLSVFTVTLLLFKSGKVRATPKAMKFFMIALVGYALFSVVNLVMMMTGLTSEPFGLRSGIIGVAIGILAIGLAAFSLVMDFTSIEEGVRNGAPQRFSWTAAFGLTVTLVWLYVEIIRLLSILRGEE from the coding sequence ATGGCACTTGGCGGCAACCCGATCTTCAACGGAAAAAGCTTCCGTGGAGCCACCCAGGCACCGCCTGTCCCGCAGGCTCCCTACGGACACGCGCCCTACGGCCAGCAGCCGTACGGGCAGGCGCCCTACGGCCAGCAGCCGTACGGCCAGCCACAGAACATGACCAATGAGCAGCTGCAGCAGATGTACAACCAGCCCGCTGCGGGCCCGGCGGACACCGGCAGGATGACCTTCGACGACGTCATCGTCAAGACCACCGCCTGCCTCGGGGTGCTGCTCGCCGGTGCCGCAGTGACGCTGTTCGTCAGCATGGGCCTGGCTTCGCTCCTGATGATCGTTGGTGCGCTGGGCGGTTTCGTGCTGGCCCTGGTCAACACTTTCAAGAAGCAGCCGTCGCCGGCACTGATTCTTGCTTACGCAGGCCTTGAAGGCCTCTTCCTCGGCGGCCTCACCCGGGTCCTGGACGCCATGTACCCGGGAGTGGGGCTTCAGGCTGTCCTCGGCACGCTGTCCGTCTTCACGGTGACGCTGCTCCTGTTCAAGAGCGGCAAGGTCCGCGCCACCCCGAAGGCCATGAAGTTCTTCATGATCGCCCTGGTTGGCTACGCCCTCTTCTCTGTCGTGAACCTCGTCATGATGATGACCGGCCTGACATCGGAACCCTTCGGGCTGCGCAGCGGCATCATCGGCGTCGCCATCGGCATCCTGGCCATCGGTCTCGCGGCATTCTCCCTGGTCATGGACTTCACCAGCATCGAGGAGGGTGTCCGCAACGGCGCCCCCCAGCGCTTCTCCTGGACGGCCGCATTCGGCCTGACGGTCACGCTGGTATGGCTCTACGTGGAAATCATCCGCCTGCTGTCCATCCTGCGCGGGGAAGAGTAG
- a CDS encoding branched-chain amino acid ABC transporter permease — MGAISASILAILLVAAPASQATSPSPTPSPSNQTFQNNISGFLRDDTRAPLADVSITAKKDGFTGTAKSSANGSWNIGVPDQGTYTVELDESTLPEGIKLAEGQENPRQVTFSQTSNLSVIFAFGKGIVVQQQDFGQNLLNRLVAGLSFGLLLALASVGLSLIFGTTGLTNFAHGEMVTLGAVLVFAFNAIGLPFWLALILSLLGGGLFGYAQDRGLWRPLRRRGTGLVPMMIVSIGLALAVRYVIQFYFGGATQQLPFAQSPEIQLGPVSISPNNLWSLGISAVVIALIGIVLLKTRLGKATRAVADNPALAAASGIDVDSVIRIVWITGGMLASLGGILWAYYRPGVTFDMGSAILLLIFAGVTLGGLGTVFGALIGSVIVGIFVELTTVFGLAADLKYVGALFIMIVVLLFRPQGILGRRERVG, encoded by the coding sequence ATGGGAGCTATAAGCGCGTCCATCCTGGCAATCCTTCTTGTGGCAGCACCGGCATCGCAGGCCACTTCCCCGTCTCCGACACCATCCCCGTCGAACCAGACATTCCAGAACAACATCAGTGGATTTCTCCGTGATGACACCCGCGCACCCCTGGCGGATGTGTCCATCACGGCCAAGAAGGACGGCTTCACCGGTACGGCCAAGTCGTCGGCGAACGGATCCTGGAACATCGGCGTGCCCGATCAGGGCACGTACACGGTGGAACTGGACGAATCGACCCTTCCCGAGGGCATCAAGCTGGCTGAAGGCCAGGAAAACCCCCGCCAGGTGACCTTCAGCCAGACCTCAAACCTGTCGGTGATCTTCGCCTTCGGCAAGGGCATCGTGGTGCAGCAGCAGGACTTCGGCCAAAACCTGCTCAACCGGCTCGTGGCCGGCCTGAGCTTCGGCCTTCTCCTTGCCCTCGCCTCAGTAGGCCTTTCGCTGATTTTCGGCACCACCGGCCTCACCAACTTCGCCCACGGCGAGATGGTCACCCTTGGGGCGGTGCTGGTGTTTGCCTTCAACGCCATCGGCCTCCCCTTCTGGCTGGCCCTGATCCTGTCCCTGTTGGGCGGTGGTCTGTTCGGATATGCCCAGGACCGAGGCCTGTGGCGGCCGCTGCGCCGACGCGGCACCGGCCTGGTGCCAATGATGATTGTCAGCATCGGGCTTGCGCTTGCCGTCCGGTACGTCATCCAGTTCTACTTCGGCGGCGCCACCCAGCAGCTGCCGTTCGCGCAGAGCCCCGAGATCCAGCTGGGCCCGGTATCCATATCACCCAACAACCTCTGGTCCCTCGGGATCAGCGCGGTGGTGATCGCCCTGATCGGCATCGTTCTGCTGAAGACCAGGCTGGGCAAGGCAACCCGTGCGGTAGCCGACAACCCGGCACTGGCGGCCGCCTCAGGCATCGACGTCGACTCCGTCATTCGGATTGTCTGGATCACGGGCGGCATGCTGGCCTCCCTGGGCGGCATCCTCTGGGCGTACTACCGTCCCGGCGTCACCTTCGACATGGGCTCGGCCATCCTCCTGCTGATTTTCGCCGGCGTCACCCTCGGCGGGCTCGGCACAGTCTTCGGCGCCCTGATCGGTTCCGTCATTGTGGGCATCTTCGTGGAACTGACCACCGTGTTCGGCCTTGCCGCGGACCTTAAGTATGTAGGTGCCCTGTTCATCATGATCGTTGTCCTATTGTTCCGGCCGCAGGGAATCCTGGGCCGGCGCGAGCGCGTGGGTTAG
- a CDS encoding rhomboid family intramembrane serine protease, with protein MAGLAGNGSFGQRRTVAARAKGGLLVLGSFVVFLFVIELFNMVMLRSLNATFGLRPRSADGLLDIFTFPLLHANLNHLLSNSLPLIIFGFLVFLSGLRVFLTALAFSWLGSGLTVWLIGDGGITVGASGLVFGLFSFLLVRGFINRSWRQILLAVVLFMGYGSILLGVLPIGAGYISWQAHLGGAAGGVVAALLLRRRSRAMGSAL; from the coding sequence ATGGCCGGACTGGCGGGAAACGGGAGCTTCGGGCAGCGGCGGACAGTCGCTGCCCGGGCCAAGGGCGGGCTGCTCGTGCTGGGCAGCTTCGTGGTGTTCCTCTTTGTCATCGAACTGTTCAACATGGTGATGCTGCGCTCGCTCAACGCGACGTTCGGACTCCGGCCCAGAAGCGCCGACGGGCTGCTGGACATCTTCACCTTCCCTCTCCTGCACGCCAACCTGAACCATCTCCTGTCCAACAGCCTGCCGCTGATCATCTTCGGCTTCCTGGTGTTCCTCTCGGGGCTCCGGGTATTCCTGACCGCCCTCGCCTTCAGCTGGCTGGGATCCGGCCTGACCGTTTGGCTGATTGGCGACGGCGGCATCACCGTGGGGGCGTCAGGCCTGGTGTTCGGCCTGTTTTCCTTTCTCCTGGTCCGGGGATTCATAAACCGCAGCTGGCGGCAGATCCTCCTGGCGGTGGTCCTCTTCATGGGTTACGGCAGCATCCTGCTGGGGGTCCTGCCCATCGGGGCAGGCTACATCTCGTGGCAGGCGCACCTTGGCGGGGCAGCCGGGGGAGTAGTGGCCGCACTGCTGCTTCGCCGCCGCAGCCGGGCCATGGGTTCGGCGCTCTAA
- a CDS encoding DUF4307 domain-containing protein, which yields MTSPDQPAQPAPANTSLANRYGAKKRRLKPGARRAIGGAALAAGIGFLAWVSTSQSLSDVSFKDIGYRTTDATLAEVDFQVTREPGTAVKCAVKALDSKFAVVGWKVVDIPPAPADGTADGGRTVAQRVAIRTESLSVSGVVDSCWAAGT from the coding sequence GTGACTTCCCCGGACCAGCCGGCCCAACCCGCGCCCGCAAACACTAGCCTAGCCAATCGCTATGGTGCTAAAAAGCGCAGGCTTAAGCCAGGAGCCAGGCGCGCCATCGGCGGTGCGGCGCTGGCCGCGGGAATCGGGTTCCTCGCCTGGGTTTCCACATCCCAGTCACTGTCTGACGTTTCGTTCAAGGACATTGGCTACAGGACCACGGACGCCACGCTTGCGGAAGTTGACTTCCAGGTCACGCGCGAGCCCGGAACCGCCGTCAAGTGCGCGGTCAAGGCACTGGACTCCAAGTTTGCGGTGGTGGGGTGGAAGGTTGTGGACATTCCGCCCGCACCTGCCGACGGAACAGCCGACGGCGGCCGCACAGTTGCGCAGCGGGTGGCCATACGCACGGAATCACTGTCCGTCTCCGGTGTAGTGGACAGCTGCTGGGCCGCTGGCACATAA
- a CDS encoding branched-chain amino acid ABC transporter permease: MDFGFILASAAGEIFSPTTAAYALAALGLAVHFGYSGLLNFGQAGFMAVGAYGFAISTLTFGVPFFVGLLIAIIASAIFALLLGIPTLRLRADYLAIVTIAAAEIVRYIVTTNQLTSVTGSANGLAAFEGGFYAMNPFPEGSYFGMNNRDFFIRVVGWALVALCCTLVWLLMRSPWGRVLKGIREDENAVRSLGKNVYAYKMQALIIGGVLGALAGMIFTLPRGAVQPANYGTELTFFLYTCLLLGGLGTVLGPVIGAMIFWVVLSLTQGILYGLIESGAITWLNTVQAGQLRYILVGVALMLLMIFRPQGVFGNKKELAFA, from the coding sequence ATGGACTTTGGATTCATTCTTGCCAGCGCTGCCGGTGAAATTTTCAGCCCGACGACGGCCGCGTACGCCCTCGCTGCGCTCGGCCTCGCCGTGCACTTCGGCTACTCCGGCCTGCTGAACTTTGGCCAGGCCGGCTTCATGGCGGTGGGAGCCTACGGCTTCGCCATCTCCACGCTCACCTTCGGTGTACCGTTTTTCGTTGGACTGCTGATCGCCATCATTGCCTCCGCAATTTTTGCGCTGCTCCTCGGCATCCCCACCCTGCGGCTCCGGGCAGACTACCTCGCCATCGTGACCATTGCAGCGGCGGAAATCGTCCGGTACATCGTGACCACCAACCAGCTCACCTCGGTGACCGGTTCAGCCAACGGTCTGGCGGCCTTCGAAGGCGGGTTCTACGCCATGAACCCCTTCCCCGAGGGCTCCTACTTCGGCATGAACAACCGCGACTTCTTCATCCGCGTGGTGGGCTGGGCACTGGTTGCCCTCTGCTGCACCCTGGTGTGGCTGCTGATGCGCAGCCCCTGGGGACGCGTCCTCAAGGGGATCCGCGAAGATGAGAACGCCGTCCGGTCCCTGGGCAAGAACGTCTATGCCTACAAGATGCAGGCACTCATTATCGGCGGCGTCCTTGGCGCACTCGCCGGCATGATCTTCACCCTCCCCCGCGGAGCGGTGCAGCCGGCCAACTACGGCACGGAACTGACGTTCTTCCTCTACACCTGCCTCCTGCTGGGAGGCCTGGGCACCGTGCTCGGACCGGTCATCGGCGCGATGATCTTCTGGGTTGTCCTGTCACTGACCCAAGGCATCCTGTACGGCCTGATCGAGTCAGGGGCCATCACCTGGCTGAACACGGTCCAGGCCGGGCAGCTGCGCTACATCCTGGTTGGCGTCGCGCTGATGCTGCTGATGATCTTCAGGCCCCAGGGCGTCTTTGGAAACAAGAAGGAGCTGGCGTTCGCATGA
- the galT gene encoding galactose-1-phosphate uridylyltransferase: protein MTAITSTRLSDGRELIYFDDAATPKPRAAEFTTDHRGLPPRGEPGEVRYDALTDEWVAVASHRQARTHLPPADQCPICPTTPSNLSEIPASDYDVVVFENRFPSLGPALGPIPGEAAWGTKGPAYGRCEVVAFTPSHTGSFSELGEERSRTVIEAWAQRTRALSGLPGIKQVFPFENRGADIGVTLHHPHGQIYAYPYITPRAGVLGAAARRFYDARDGDTLTGSLLRSEREDGSRMVLEGENFSAYVPFAARWPLEIHLVPHRQVPDLAALSGEEKDELACVYLELLRRVDGLYPTPTPYISAWHQAPLDPVLRPAGYLHLQLTSPRRAADKLKYLAGSEAAMGAFINDTTPESVAERLRTVTLPPSTTPAVAAAAPEGAHA from the coding sequence ATGACAGCTATCACGAGCACCAGGCTCTCCGACGGCAGGGAACTCATCTATTTCGATGACGCCGCAACCCCCAAGCCGCGCGCCGCCGAATTCACCACCGACCATCGCGGTCTCCCCCCGAGGGGGGAACCCGGCGAGGTCCGCTACGACGCACTGACGGACGAGTGGGTTGCCGTCGCGTCGCACCGGCAGGCACGGACCCACCTCCCGCCGGCGGACCAGTGCCCGATCTGCCCCACCACCCCCAGCAATCTTTCTGAGATCCCTGCTTCGGACTACGACGTGGTGGTGTTTGAAAACCGCTTCCCCTCGCTTGGTCCCGCGCTGGGCCCGATACCGGGCGAGGCAGCATGGGGTACCAAGGGTCCCGCGTACGGACGCTGCGAGGTAGTGGCGTTCACCCCCTCCCACACCGGATCCTTCAGTGAACTGGGCGAAGAGAGGTCCCGTACTGTCATCGAGGCCTGGGCCCAGCGAACGCGGGCCCTGAGCGGGCTGCCCGGAATCAAGCAGGTCTTCCCCTTCGAAAACCGTGGCGCGGACATTGGGGTAACACTCCACCACCCCCACGGCCAGATCTACGCCTACCCTTACATCACTCCCCGCGCGGGCGTCCTCGGCGCTGCAGCACGAAGGTTCTACGATGCCCGGGACGGCGACACCCTCACCGGCTCACTGCTGCGCTCCGAGCGGGAGGACGGAAGCAGGATGGTCCTGGAAGGGGAGAACTTCAGCGCGTATGTTCCCTTTGCCGCCCGGTGGCCGCTCGAAATCCACCTGGTGCCCCACCGCCAGGTCCCCGACCTCGCGGCGCTGAGCGGCGAGGAGAAGGACGAACTCGCTTGCGTCTACCTCGAGCTGCTCCGGAGGGTGGACGGCCTCTACCCCACGCCCACCCCGTACATATCCGCCTGGCACCAGGCTCCCCTGGATCCGGTTCTGCGGCCCGCCGGCTACCTCCACCTCCAGCTGACCTCCCCGCGGCGGGCGGCCGATAAGCTGAAGTACCTGGCAGGGTCGGAGGCAGCCATGGGCGCTTTCATCAATGACACCACCCCGGAAAGCGTCGCCGAGCGGCTGCGCACGGTAACCCTTCCGCCTTCCACCACCCCCGCCGTCGCGGCGGCCGCACCTGAAGGAGCCCACGCGTGA